A part of Desulfobacter sp. genomic DNA contains:
- a CDS encoding DegT/DnrJ/EryC1/StrS family aminotransferase, giving the protein MEKVLKHGRYIMGPEIDTLEKRLCDLVGVKYTISCSSGTDALVMALMAGGIGPGDAVFTTPFTFFATAEAISMVGATPVFVDIDPETFNISPRNLADAIRAVREDNNAIYPLPDYRGKDAPLSPKAVIAVDLFGLPCDYDALSTIADDNGLLLIEDAAQSLGGAYKGKQAGALGDMGCTSFFPAKPLGCYGDGGAVFTDSDTLAAKLRSIRVHGMGGHKYDNERIGLNARLDTLQAAVLLAKLDIFDEENQLRRQRARTYFDLLNPACPSLFLPSIPKGCVSAWAQYSILAQNTDMRTRIIDGLDKKGIPTMIYYQKPLHLQEAYGGLGYEKVSMPVAEKISSKIFSIPMHPYLDEETIKKVSRAIMDYAQG; this is encoded by the coding sequence ATGGAAAAGGTATTGAAGCATGGCCGATATATCATGGGGCCTGAGATTGATACCCTGGAAAAACGCCTGTGCGATCTTGTGGGCGTAAAATATACGATATCTTGTTCATCGGGAACCGATGCCCTTGTTATGGCATTGATGGCTGGCGGTATCGGCCCGGGAGACGCTGTATTTACAACCCCTTTCACCTTTTTCGCAACGGCGGAAGCCATTTCAATGGTAGGGGCCACCCCTGTATTTGTCGATATTGATCCGGAAACCTTCAATATCTCTCCCAGGAACCTGGCGGACGCGATTCGGGCGGTAAGGGAAGATAACAATGCCATTTATCCTCTGCCGGATTATCGGGGAAAAGATGCGCCCCTTAGTCCCAAGGCGGTAATTGCAGTAGATCTGTTCGGACTGCCCTGTGACTATGATGCATTGTCAACCATTGCTGACGATAACGGCCTGCTATTGATTGAGGATGCGGCCCAGTCCCTTGGCGGCGCCTATAAGGGAAAACAAGCAGGGGCGCTGGGGGATATGGGGTGTACCTCATTTTTCCCTGCAAAACCCTTGGGCTGTTATGGGGATGGGGGAGCTGTTTTTACAGATTCCGATACGTTGGCTGCAAAACTGAGATCCATTCGGGTCCACGGTATGGGGGGCCACAAATACGACAATGAGCGAATCGGCTTGAATGCCAGGCTTGATACACTTCAGGCTGCTGTTCTACTTGCAAAACTTGATATATTTGATGAAGAAAATCAGTTGCGCCGCCAAAGGGCCCGCACCTACTTTGATCTGCTGAATCCGGCCTGCCCATCACTCTTCCTGCCTTCAATTCCAAAAGGGTGTGTATCTGCATGGGCACAGTATTCCATACTCGCCCAAAATACGGATATGCGTACCCGGATAATCGACGGGTTGGATAAGAAAGGTATACCCACCATGATTTATTATCAAAAGCCCCTTCATCTGCAGGAGGCATATGGAGGTCTGGGGTATGAAAAGGTGAGTATGCCAGTTGCTGAGAAGATATCTTCAAAAATTTTCAGTATTCCCATGCACCCCTATTTGGATGAGGAAACCATAAAAAAAGTTTCCAGAGCCATTATGGATTATGCACAGGGATAA
- a CDS encoding sulfotransferase family 2 domain-containing protein, whose protein sequence is MTVPIIFQHIPKTAGTSLSPLFVSQFVRDQVFVCGSKDGVLTDFVNLEEDRRLQFKLLTGHVDYGIHHHLKEGAKYIAFLRDPVERVLSHYYFIKSEKKHGYHNLAQKMGIDEFLKKGMRPRLNNCMVRMISGVNPLYGQCDESMLEAAVNNISKNYIFIGFVSRLDDSVRNLVDLMGWQPIEVKWLNVTRKRPAVGSLTKQTLSLIQRHNSLDIELYNIMRSRFL, encoded by the coding sequence ATGACCGTTCCAATTATTTTTCAGCATATCCCTAAAACCGCGGGGACTTCCCTCTCCCCTTTATTCGTTTCCCAATTTGTTCGGGATCAGGTCTTTGTATGTGGATCCAAAGATGGGGTTTTGACCGATTTTGTTAATTTGGAAGAAGACCGGCGGCTCCAGTTTAAGTTATTAACCGGGCATGTGGATTATGGCATCCATCATCATTTAAAAGAGGGCGCAAAGTATATTGCTTTTCTAAGGGATCCGGTGGAAAGAGTACTGTCCCATTACTATTTTATAAAATCAGAAAAAAAACACGGATATCATAACCTTGCACAGAAAATGGGGATAGATGAGTTCCTGAAAAAGGGAATGCGGCCAAGGTTGAACAATTGTATGGTCCGTATGATTTCAGGTGTCAATCCCTTGTATGGCCAGTGTGATGAGTCTATGCTTGAAGCCGCTGTTAATAATATATCAAAAAATTATATTTTTATTGGCTTTGTTTCACGTTTGGACGATTCGGTCCGAAATCTCGTTGATCTAATGGGGTGGCAACCCATTGAGGTAAAATGGCTTAATGTGACAAGGAAAAGGCCTGCTGTCGGCTCATTGACAAAGCAGACCCTATCATTAATCCAGAGGCATAATTCCCTGGATATTGAGCTATATAATATAATGCGCAGCCGGTTTTTATGA
- a CDS encoding N-acetylneuraminate synthase family protein produces the protein MVCFGKRRLGPGEPCFITFEAGATHDGEETATALIREAARAGADAVKFQIFDPDRLVADKEQLFSYEVLADRGTGRTERVEETLYDILCRRCLSREEWRRVKAVSDELGLAFFATAGFEADIRLLEELGCDSVKIASADINHWPLIRRAARTGMAIQLDTGNASLGEVEQAVDICLAEGNANIIVHNCPSGYPARLESINLRLIPTLLQMFPELAVAYSDHTPGWEMDVAALAMGAHLLEKTITLDRTLRSPEHVFSLEPHDMAGFIEAIRRVETAMGSPRRVLHAHEKKMRMKVRRSAFLRTAVKKGERVCPENVEFRRPGTGISPDRFEGCWGMVFGTDLPAGHCLTPGDMRS, from the coding sequence GTGGTTTGTTTTGGAAAGAGGCGGCTGGGGCCGGGAGAACCATGTTTTATCACCTTTGAGGCCGGGGCTACCCATGACGGGGAGGAGACCGCAACGGCCCTGATCCGGGAAGCGGCCCGGGCCGGGGCAGATGCCGTGAAGTTCCAGATTTTTGACCCGGACCGGCTGGTGGCGGATAAAGAACAGCTGTTTTCCTATGAGGTGCTTGCGGATCGCGGCACCGGGAGGACCGAAAGGGTTGAAGAAACCCTATATGATATCCTCTGCCGGCGGTGCCTTTCCCGGGAAGAGTGGCGGCGGGTAAAGGCGGTCAGCGATGAATTGGGGCTGGCCTTTTTTGCCACTGCCGGCTTTGAAGCGGATATCCGGCTGCTGGAGGAACTGGGGTGTGATTCCGTCAAGATCGCCTCGGCGGACATCAACCACTGGCCCCTGATCCGGCGGGCGGCCCGGACCGGGATGGCCATCCAACTGGATACGGGGAATGCCAGCCTGGGAGAGGTGGAGCAGGCCGTGGACATCTGCCTGGCCGAAGGGAACGCCAATATCATTGTCCATAACTGCCCTTCGGGGTATCCGGCCCGGCTGGAGAGCATCAATCTGAGGCTGATTCCAACCCTTCTTCAGATGTTTCCGGAACTGGCCGTGGCCTATTCCGACCACACCCCGGGGTGGGAGATGGATGTGGCGGCCCTGGCCATGGGGGCCCACCTGCTGGAAAAGACCATCACCCTGGACCGGACCCTCCGGAGCCCTGAGCATGTTTTTTCCCTGGAGCCCCATGATATGGCCGGCTTTATTGAGGCCATCCGCCGGGTGGAAACAGCCATGGGCAGCCCCCGCCGGGTGCTCCATGCCCATGAAAAAAAGATGCGGATGAAGGTCCGGCGCAGCGCCTTCCTTAGGACGGCCGTAAAGAAAGGAGAACGGGTCTGCCCGGAGAATGTGGAGTTCAGGCGGCCGGGCACGGGAATCTCACCGGACCGGTTTGAGGGCTGCTGGGGGATGGTGTTTGGGACGGACCTGCCGGCCGGCCATTGCCTGACGCCCGGGGATATGCGTTCATGA
- a CDS encoding glycosyltransferase: MNPPLVTIVIPTFNQGRYLPACVDHCLFQTYPNLELIIVDGGSTDNTKAYLSGLEEKISKASIEPVTHMDDTGEICRKTVLTHPQNRKITILTYDEDIGATQTYNQGLSRASGTYCTYIVGDDIPHPHMIEELVAAIEAENADFVYSDMNLVDDAGCIIRQMRQPDYDFKTCLADWFHLGVSKLYRTALHESVGLMDDSYTAANDYDHYLRFALADARFYHLPRVLYSIRWHGPERKTGQHRPSRYQVLMDESVKCAVRARSRWKK, translated from the coding sequence ATGAACCCACCTTTAGTCACCATTGTTATCCCCACCTTTAACCAGGGCCGGTACCTGCCGGCCTGTGTGGACCATTGTCTTTTCCAGACCTATCCCAACCTGGAACTTATCATTGTGGACGGCGGATCGACGGACAATACCAAAGCCTATCTGTCTGGTCTGGAAGAAAAAATTTCAAAGGCGTCCATTGAACCGGTGACCCATATGGATGATACAGGGGAAATCTGCAGGAAGACTGTTCTGACCCATCCCCAAAACCGGAAAATAACCATATTGACTTATGACGAGGATATCGGTGCCACCCAGACCTATAACCAGGGCCTTTCCAGAGCCTCCGGAACCTATTGTACCTATATCGTTGGTGATGATATTCCCCACCCCCATATGATAGAAGAACTGGTTGCGGCGATTGAAGCAGAAAATGCTGATTTTGTTTATTCCGATATGAACCTTGTGGATGATGCCGGTTGTATCATCAGGCAGATGCGGCAACCGGATTATGATTTTAAAACCTGTCTGGCAGACTGGTTTCATTTAGGCGTAAGCAAATTGTACCGGACGGCATTGCATGAAAGCGTCGGTCTCATGGATGACTCCTATACCGCAGCAAACGATTATGACCACTACCTGAGGTTTGCCCTTGCCGACGCCAGGTTTTACCACCTGCCCCGGGTGCTTTACTCCATCCGGTGGCACGGCCCGGAACGGAAAACCGGCCAGCACAGGCCCAGCAGGTATCAGGTGTTGATGGACGAGTCTGTAAAGTGCGCCGTGCGAGCGCGCTCCCGTTGGAAAAAATGA
- a CDS encoding class I SAM-dependent methyltransferase yields the protein MAPDFTFPYAGFLEDHHQTTFIDLAQREWADALVWGATTAELAQRSDYRIMDVREMKFDDGIFDVIFCISVLEHIVCPTQDPDHPEIGRLFSSSAAVPALKEMRRCLKPGGKLVLTVDIYGGEKWKPYFDRWDVFRDIELAGFRMEIRQPFDREKAFQDAETFISRFHGPYITLGFSLEK from the coding sequence GTGGCCCCTGATTTTACATTTCCCTATGCCGGATTCCTGGAAGACCATCATCAAACCACTTTCATCGACCTTGCCCAACGGGAATGGGCCGATGCCCTCGTGTGGGGGGCCACCACAGCCGAGCTTGCACAGCGGTCCGATTACCGCATCATGGATGTCAGGGAAATGAAGTTTGATGATGGGATTTTTGATGTGATCTTCTGCATTTCGGTGCTGGAACACATTGTCTGTCCCACCCAGGATCCAGACCATCCGGAAATTGGCAGATTGTTCTCAAGCAGTGCGGCAGTGCCGGCATTAAAGGAAATGAGGCGCTGCTTGAAGCCCGGAGGGAAACTTGTCCTCACCGTTGATATATACGGGGGAGAAAAATGGAAACCCTATTTTGACCGGTGGGATGTTTTCAGGGATATTGAATTGGCTGGGTTCCGGATGGAAATAAGACAGCCCTTTGACCGTGAAAAAGCGTTCCAGGATGCCGAAACATTTATCAGTCGATTCCACGGCCCTTATATTACCCTAGGATTTTCTTTGGAAAAATGA
- the pseB gene encoding UDP-N-acetylglucosamine 4,6-dehydratase (inverting), with protein sequence MFKDQVILVTGGTGSFGQKCVEVLLKKCRPKKIIIFSRDELKQYDMALKFPRGKYPVRFFIGDVRDRERLKWAFQGVDYIIHAAAMKQVPASEYNPTESIRTNIQGAENIVSVAADCGVKKVIALSTDKAVNPVNLYGATKLCAEKLFIAANAFMGQKKCLYSVVRYGNVAGSRGSVIPFFLKKKAEGVLPVTHPEMTRFWITLDRGVDFVLKSLDLMRGGETFVPKIPALGIMDLAAYIAPECRTQIVGIRQGEKLHEILISKDEARHTLEGDDFYLIKPDNPFFESRVDETGLRPVATDFEFRSDTCGDQLSREEVTEMVGSLEGKK encoded by the coding sequence ATGTTTAAAGATCAAGTCATTCTGGTCACCGGAGGCACCGGGTCCTTCGGGCAGAAATGTGTGGAGGTGCTGTTAAAAAAGTGCCGGCCGAAAAAAATCATCATATTCAGCCGGGATGAACTCAAACAGTATGATATGGCCCTTAAGTTTCCCAGGGGCAAATACCCGGTGCGGTTTTTCATCGGGGATGTCCGGGACCGGGAGCGGCTGAAATGGGCATTCCAGGGGGTGGATTATATCATCCATGCGGCGGCCATGAAGCAGGTGCCGGCCAGTGAGTACAATCCTACGGAATCCATACGGACCAATATCCAGGGGGCGGAAAATATTGTCAGCGTAGCTGCGGACTGCGGGGTGAAAAAGGTGATCGCCCTGAGTACGGACAAGGCGGTGAACCCGGTGAACCTCTACGGGGCCACCAAGCTTTGTGCTGAAAAGCTGTTCATAGCGGCCAATGCCTTTATGGGGCAAAAAAAATGTCTGTACTCCGTGGTCCGGTACGGGAATGTGGCTGGGAGCCGGGGAAGTGTGATTCCGTTTTTCCTGAAAAAAAAGGCGGAAGGGGTGCTGCCCGTCACCCATCCGGAGATGACCCGTTTCTGGATCACCCTGGACCGGGGCGTGGATTTTGTGCTGAAAAGTCTGGATCTGATGCGGGGCGGGGAAACCTTTGTGCCCAAGATTCCAGCCCTGGGGATAATGGACCTGGCCGCCTATATCGCCCCGGAATGCCGGACCCAGATTGTTGGGATCCGCCAGGGGGAAAAACTCCATGAGATTCTCATCTCAAAAGATGAGGCCCGGCATACCCTGGAGGGAGATGATTTTTATCTGATCAAGCCGGATAATCCTTTTTTTGAAAGCCGGGTGGATGAAACCGGGCTTCGGCCGGTGGCCACGGATTTTGAGTTCCGTTCGGATACCTGCGGGGACCAGTTGAGCCGGGAAGAGGTGACAGAGATGGTCGGTTCCCTGGAGGGAAAAAAATAG
- a CDS encoding class I SAM-dependent methyltransferase translates to MYSGAQRQSRDVFSHKWHKQDTYESEDMKSATLKWLKKRYGETDSLFPDTMDADYIFLDAGCGSGYTTLEFFPHDVLSRLNYIGVDVSSAVDVAKSRFDQRKIPASFLQADINSLPFDRQSIDFIYSEGVLHHTDSTQRALAYLSGLLKPGGIFMFYVYNKKGPIREFTDDYIRNRLKEMPPETAWEALRSLTALGKTLGELQVEVDIEEDIPLLEIEKGKMDLQRFFYWHLFKVFYRPDFTMDEMQHINYDWYAPQNAHRQTPAQVRKWCGDAGLDVLREYTERSGISMVTRKK, encoded by the coding sequence ATCTATTCCGGGGCCCAGCGCCAGAGCCGAGATGTTTTTTCACACAAATGGCATAAGCAGGATACCTATGAATCCGAAGATATGAAGTCCGCCACCCTGAAATGGCTGAAAAAAAGGTACGGCGAAACGGATTCCCTGTTTCCGGATACCATGGATGCCGATTATATATTTCTGGATGCCGGTTGCGGTTCAGGGTATACCACTCTTGAGTTTTTTCCCCACGATGTGTTGTCTCGTTTGAACTATATTGGCGTGGACGTCTCTTCCGCAGTCGATGTGGCCAAGTCCAGGTTTGACCAAAGAAAGATTCCCGCCTCCTTTCTCCAGGCCGATATAAATTCTTTGCCCTTTGATCGGCAGAGTATTGACTTTATTTATTCCGAAGGTGTACTTCACCATACCGATTCCACCCAAAGGGCACTGGCCTATTTGTCCGGCCTGTTGAAACCGGGCGGGATTTTTATGTTTTATGTGTATAACAAAAAAGGCCCTATCCGGGAGTTTACAGACGATTATATCCGGAACCGGCTTAAAGAGATGCCCCCTGAAACGGCATGGGAAGCGTTACGGTCACTGACGGCGCTGGGGAAAACCTTGGGAGAGTTGCAGGTTGAAGTTGATATCGAAGAAGATATCCCTTTATTGGAAATCGAAAAGGGAAAGATGGATCTTCAGCGGTTTTTTTATTGGCATTTGTTTAAGGTGTTTTACCGGCCGGATTTTACGATGGATGAAATGCAGCACATCAACTATGACTGGTATGCGCCGCAAAATGCCCACCGCCAGACGCCGGCCCAGGTCAGAAAATGGTGCGGTGATGCCGGGTTGGATGTCCTGAGGGAATATACGGAACGATCCGGAATTTCAATGGTAACACGGAAAAAATGA
- a CDS encoding Gfo/Idh/MocA family oxidoreductase, translating to MIGAAGFVAQRHMRAIKDTGNVLVAALDPCDSVGIIDSFFPQADFFTEFERFDRHVDLLRRKGKKIDYISICSPNYLHDAHIRFALRSGVHAICEKPLVLNPWNIDGLMEVEAECASRVYTILQLRLHPSLKKLKSELDRAGTDKKYEVDLTYITARGKWYLRSWKGDTAKSGGIATNIGIHFFDMLIWLFGKVQNHVVHKLSPVTASGFLELEKARIRWFLSVDAENLPSRVRESKQSFFRSITVNREEIEFSTGFADLHTLSYKEVLGGNGFSLADARPSIEVVSNIRNAGIDMGAGELHPFLKEQKIVSK from the coding sequence ATGATTGGGGCCGCAGGGTTTGTGGCACAGCGTCACATGCGGGCCATTAAAGATACAGGCAATGTCCTGGTTGCCGCACTTGACCCCTGCGACAGTGTGGGGATTATTGATTCTTTTTTTCCCCAAGCGGATTTTTTTACCGAATTCGAACGGTTTGACCGGCATGTTGACCTGTTGAGGCGGAAGGGGAAGAAAATAGATTATATCAGCATCTGTTCTCCCAATTATCTTCACGATGCCCACATCCGGTTTGCTTTAAGAAGCGGTGTCCATGCAATCTGCGAAAAGCCCCTTGTTTTAAATCCATGGAATATTGACGGCCTTATGGAGGTGGAAGCCGAGTGCGCATCACGTGTCTACACCATTCTTCAGTTAAGGCTTCATCCTTCTTTAAAGAAGCTTAAATCAGAATTGGATAGGGCAGGCACGGATAAGAAATATGAAGTGGACCTGACCTATATTACAGCAAGGGGAAAATGGTATCTCAGGTCATGGAAAGGGGATACTGCCAAATCAGGAGGCATTGCCACAAATATAGGAATTCATTTTTTCGATATGCTGATCTGGTTGTTCGGAAAGGTTCAAAACCATGTGGTCCACAAACTTTCTCCTGTTACGGCATCTGGATTCCTGGAACTGGAAAAGGCCCGGATCAGATGGTTTTTAAGTGTTGACGCTGAGAATTTGCCGTCACGGGTACGTGAATCTAAACAGAGTTTTTTCAGATCCATAACCGTAAATCGTGAAGAGATAGAATTCAGCACAGGATTTGCAGACCTGCATACTTTGAGTTACAAAGAAGTACTGGGTGGGAACGGATTTTCCCTGGCAGATGCGAGGCCGAGCATAGAGGTCGTCTCTAATATCAGAAATGCCGGTATTGATATGGGCGCAGGGGAATTGCATCCCTTTTTGAAAGAACAGAAGATTGTCAGCAAATAA
- a CDS encoding acylneuraminate cytidylyltransferase family protein, producing the protein MNRCVAVIPARGGSKRLPRKNILDILGRPMLSYPVGTAIASGLFDQVIVSTEDEEIAGIAESFGARVMERPAELARDRSTVVQVCTHVLDTLEKEGDFPDYFCCIYATALFITPEDIGEAYKNLAGPISDRGRENGLDNRADDDRDNGLNHDPDVVMGVSEFNLQPVQALERNREGFLSHKWPEYTGRQSQFQPRLTASNGTFYWAKARAFDATTGFYPERLAGYQIPWLRAIDIDTPEDLENARRLAPIFLKNRL; encoded by the coding sequence ATGAACCGGTGCGTTGCCGTGATTCCTGCCCGGGGCGGGTCCAAACGACTGCCCCGGAAGAATATCCTGGATATTCTGGGACGGCCCATGCTCTCCTATCCGGTAGGGACGGCCATTGCTTCAGGACTTTTTGACCAGGTTATTGTCTCCACCGAGGATGAGGAAATTGCCGGCATTGCGGAATCCTTTGGGGCAAGGGTGATGGAACGGCCGGCCGAACTTGCCCGGGACCGGTCAACCGTGGTTCAGGTCTGCACCCATGTTCTGGATACCCTGGAAAAAGAGGGCGATTTTCCGGATTATTTCTGCTGCATCTATGCCACGGCCCTCTTTATTACCCCGGAGGACATAGGAGAGGCTTACAAAAACCTAGCGGGGCCTATATCAGATCGTGGCCGGGAGAATGGACTAGATAATAGAGCGGATGATGACAGGGATAATGGCCTGAATCATGATCCGGATGTGGTCATGGGGGTATCTGAATTCAACCTTCAGCCGGTCCAGGCCCTTGAACGGAACCGGGAGGGGTTTCTCTCCCATAAATGGCCGGAATACACAGGGCGCCAGTCCCAGTTCCAGCCCAGGCTGACCGCCAGCAACGGTACATTTTACTGGGCGAAGGCCCGGGCCTTTGACGCTACCACCGGCTTTTATCCTGAAAGACTGGCAGGATACCAGATTCCCTGGCTCAGGGCCATTGATATCGATACCCCGGAAGACCTGGAAAACGCAAGGCGGCTGGCCCCTATCTTTTTAAAGAACCGTCTATGA
- a CDS encoding CatB-related O-acetyltransferase produces MIERAWGNLAFDFRRRVYISRLLKKYRNRHVWIGRNCFFKRCELGDWNRIYENCRLVYVSLGDRTYISEHCAMFDVAFGKFCAVGPRVTIGLGMHPSRKFVSIHPLFYSRTNSACPVPFTDKNYFVEHRPVTVGHDVWIGANAVVLDGVTIGNGAVVGAGAVVTRDVPPYGVVAGVPAKIQRFRFEQDEIEYLQAFCWWDREPSWLEKNWRSFHDIKALMKKYPISGLGKERAV; encoded by the coding sequence ATGATAGAGCGGGCGTGGGGTAATCTGGCTTTTGATTTCAGGCGGCGGGTATATATTTCCCGCCTTTTGAAAAAGTACAGAAACCGGCATGTTTGGATTGGCCGCAATTGTTTTTTTAAACGGTGCGAATTGGGCGACTGGAACAGAATATATGAAAACTGCCGTCTGGTTTATGTTTCCTTGGGGGATAGAACATATATTTCAGAGCATTGCGCCATGTTTGATGTCGCATTCGGGAAGTTTTGTGCGGTGGGGCCTCGCGTGACCATCGGTCTGGGCATGCATCCGTCCAGAAAATTTGTTTCCATTCATCCCCTTTTTTATTCCAGAACAAATTCGGCATGTCCCGTTCCCTTCACGGATAAAAATTATTTTGTTGAACATCGGCCTGTGACTGTGGGGCATGATGTCTGGATCGGTGCCAACGCCGTTGTTCTGGACGGGGTGACCATCGGCAATGGTGCTGTTGTGGGGGCTGGCGCTGTCGTGACCCGTGATGTTCCCCCTTACGGGGTGGTTGCGGGTGTTCCTGCAAAAATTCAAAGGTTCCGATTTGAGCAGGATGAAATTGAATACCTGCAGGCCTTTTGCTGGTGGGACCGGGAACCGTCGTGGCTGGAAAAAAATTGGCGGTCTTTTCACGATATTAAAGCGCTTATGAAAAAATACCCGATATCGGGCTTGGGCAAGGAAAGGGCGGTATGA
- the asnB gene encoding asparagine synthase (glutamine-hydrolyzing), whose amino-acid sequence MCGISGIYFKGAEACGDRISGDALIRTLVESMDYRGPDHRGFYHDDRVCLGMSRLRIVDVQGGDQPLKNEDQSLVLVCNGEIYNHFDLRRQLEQKGHRFRTRSDAEVILHLYEEKGAAMLNELAGMFAFSLWDCKQNKMILARDRAGIKPLYLYRDSRRLVFSSEMSSLVNALKLCADLDPERIWEFCAYGFPVDNRQTVHRNIQRLCPGEALVISGDGEEVFSYWQPAYLESGPTGAVSMDEVEERYSRSIDRHFYTEVPLALMLSGGLDSASIAVLGQELGHRPQALTVGYDLDTPSDERAYASQTALICGLDLHEVVMDYEAYVKGFHDLMEHCDEPVADIAAIPQWKIFERARELGFKVLVNGLGGDEIFYGYGVWNEAVERFMDDTYSPFFDKDDVSGFFYHPAYRAARRFLDLCALPDFRESGTGCDALLAERFGGASLKGVDRIYHLLFKTWLPNNCLLLADRLSMAHSIELRVPMLDPDLVDYVQGLAPDARYVRPGGKKILKDLLKQRLPSSILDRPKQGFTPPGKYMKEMVFSCKESVFDNRLIRNLFDLDAMTPFWGDTAYLEVWFRLLVLGRWHDGLFERRG is encoded by the coding sequence ATGTGCGGAATTTCAGGTATTTATTTTAAGGGGGCAGAGGCTTGCGGGGATCGTATTTCCGGCGATGCCTTGATCCGCACCCTGGTTGAATCCATGGACTATCGGGGGCCGGACCACCGGGGATTCTATCATGATGACCGGGTCTGCTTAGGCATGAGCCGGCTTCGCATTGTGGATGTGCAGGGAGGGGACCAGCCCCTCAAAAACGAAGATCAATCCCTGGTGCTGGTCTGCAACGGTGAAATATACAATCATTTTGATTTGCGCAGGCAATTGGAACAAAAAGGGCACAGGTTCCGGACCCGAAGCGATGCCGAGGTTATTCTCCATCTTTATGAGGAAAAGGGCGCGGCGATGCTGAACGAACTTGCGGGTATGTTCGCCTTTTCTCTCTGGGACTGCAAACAGAACAAAATGATCCTGGCCAGGGACCGTGCCGGGATTAAACCGCTTTATCTGTACAGGGATTCTCGCCGGCTGGTTTTCAGCTCGGAAATGTCCTCTCTTGTTAACGCCTTAAAGCTTTGTGCAGATCTTGATCCGGAAAGGATCTGGGAGTTCTGCGCCTACGGGTTTCCTGTGGATAATCGCCAAACGGTTCACCGGAATATCCAAAGGCTTTGCCCCGGAGAGGCCTTGGTGATTTCGGGGGACGGAGAGGAGGTCTTTTCCTATTGGCAGCCTGCATACCTGGAGTCGGGGCCGACGGGGGCGGTGTCCATGGATGAGGTTGAAGAACGGTATTCCCGTTCCATTGACCGGCATTTCTATACCGAGGTCCCCTTGGCGCTGATGCTCAGCGGCGGATTGGATTCGGCCTCCATTGCTGTGCTGGGACAAGAACTGGGGCACAGGCCCCAAGCGCTGACCGTCGGGTATGACCTGGATACGCCTTCCGACGAACGGGCCTATGCCAGTCAAACCGCCCTGATCTGCGGCCTGGACCTCCATGAGGTGGTTATGGACTATGAGGCCTATGTGAAGGGCTTTCACGACCTTATGGAACATTGCGACGAACCCGTGGCCGATATTGCTGCCATTCCGCAGTGGAAGATATTTGAACGGGCCCGGGAACTGGGGTTTAAAGTGCTGGTCAACGGGTTGGGCGGTGATGAAATTTTTTACGGATACGGGGTCTGGAATGAGGCAGTTGAACGTTTTATGGACGATACCTATTCCCCCTTTTTCGATAAGGATGATGTGTCAGGCTTTTTTTATCACCCGGCTTACCGGGCGGCCCGAAGGTTTCTCGATCTGTGTGCCTTGCCGGATTTCAGGGAATCGGGGACCGGCTGCGACGCCCTCCTTGCGGAACGTTTCGGGGGGGCGTCCCTTAAGGGGGTGGACCGGATTTATCACCTGCTTTTTAAAACCTGGCTGCCTAATAATTGCCTGCTTCTGGCCGACCGCCTCTCCATGGCCCATTCAATTGAGTTGAGGGTCCCCATGCTGGATCCTGACCTGGTGGACTATGTTCAGGGTCTGGCACCGGACGCAAGATATGTCAGGCCCGGTGGCAAGAAGATTTTAAAGGACCTGTTGAAGCAGAGGCTGCCATCTTCCATCCTTGATAGGCCCAAGCAGGGGTTTACCCCGCCGGGTAAGTATATGAAGGAGATGGTCTTTTCATGTAAAGAGTCTGTTTTTGACAACAGGCTGATTCGAAACCTGTTCGATTTGGATGCCATGACCCCTTTCTGGGGGGATACAGCCTACCTTGAAGTCTGGTTCAGGCTGCTGGTACTGGGCAGGTGGCATGACGGCCTCTTCGAGAGGAGAGGATGA